The Sulfurihydrogenibium sp. YO3AOP1 genome has a window encoding:
- a CDS encoding 50S ribosomal protein L25/general stress protein Ctc — MQTIEWKALPREKAVKSELKNYRKKGYLPAEVYGKGHPNISVYINKKSLLSKPHGNFLISLVVEGDPEPKLCILKDIQYSYLGDEPIHVDLYEVTQGLELDIEVPVEFTGKAIGLEKGGIFEAHLHSILVRTTPRNIPEKIVIDVSNLDLGDVLHVRDIQAPEGVKIMTHPEEVVAVVSEPEVEEVSAEEGEGATA, encoded by the coding sequence ATTCAAACCATAGAATGGAAAGCATTGCCAAGAGAAAAAGCTGTTAAAAGCGAATTAAAAAATTACAGAAAAAAAGGCTATTTACCAGCAGAGGTTTATGGCAAAGGGCACCCGAACATTTCAGTTTACATCAACAAAAAATCATTACTTTCAAAACCACACGGAAACTTCTTAATCAGTTTAGTAGTTGAAGGAGATCCGGAGCCAAAATTATGCATTTTAAAAGATATTCAATACAGCTACTTAGGAGATGAACCTATTCATGTTGACCTTTACGAAGTAACACAAGGCTTGGAGCTTGATATTGAAGTCCCTGTTGAATTTACCGGAAAAGCTATAGGCTTGGAAAAAGGTGGTATCTTTGAAGCTCATTTACATTCTATCTTAGTAAGAACAACTCCAAGGAACATTCCAGAAAAAATTGTTATAGACGTTTCTAATCTTGATTTAGGAGATGTTCTCCACGTTAGAGATATCCAAGCTCCAGAAGGTGTGAAGATTATGACACATCCAGAAGAAGTTGTTGCGGTAGTTTCTGAACCAGAAGTTGAAGAAGTGTCAGCCGAAGAGGGAGAAGGAGCAACAGCATAA
- the pheT gene encoding phenylalanine--tRNA ligase subunit beta — translation MKVPYSWIKEFIDIDIPVSDVVVKLNTTGIEATFYKFGQYIPNLTTVKVLSVIKHPEKDKLYICKVSDGSREYQIITGADNVKENDVVILAKVGALIKGREIKAVSFGSYTSEGMLLSLEELEVEEKSEGIFILDENTPVGADPNKILGLGEDYILEIEITPNRGDALSVRGLAREIGAIFNLKRKEIQPKPVLTDKETAINIETDKVYRYIGTIIKNVKIKNSPLDVRLKLIKSGISVINNIVDITNYVLLQEGQPLHAFDLDKLEGGITVRYAKEGEKIITLDGQEKELKPTDVVIADSKKALAIAGVIGGENSKIDENTKNILLEAAVFDPASVRKTSKRLGILTDSSYRFERGVDVEHTSKASNFATQLILNLAGGEVEAYKDVYVKPYTPKTVVLKPEFVEKVLGEKIKASEIKSTLERLEIPTQIQENQINAEIPPFRAYDLERPIDLIEEVARIYGYDNFTPTYPRVPVEAYEKSLYYDFDNKVRTYFLDNGFTEVLNYTFTSEEIYNALKLPIPEIKITNYILKSHSILRDRIVVSLLENLKENLRFGRKDLSIFELSSTFFKDFEEIRVGCLAVGKLVEGFNYTEKERRFSTTHSWNFLKLKGVVENLLNKLGIKNYQLTDENIEVFLHPYGSANIQVNGYDIGFIGKIHPEIAHKLEIPKDTYVAELKLRHVPREIEKESLLDGYLFTYYLKKEPVVFQELPKFPSAYRDLAFVIDESVKVGKLKEDILKASKYVKEVKLFDVYFLSENKKSVAFNVEFFNPEKSLSDEEVNIIVEEILNKLKLNYPDISLRT, via the coding sequence ATGAAAGTCCCTTACTCGTGGATAAAAGAGTTTATAGATATAGACATTCCAGTCTCAGATGTAGTAGTAAAGCTAAACACTACAGGCATTGAAGCAACTTTTTATAAATTTGGGCAGTATATTCCAAATCTAACGACTGTAAAAGTTTTATCAGTCATAAAACATCCAGAAAAAGATAAGCTTTATATCTGTAAGGTTAGCGATGGCAGTAGAGAATATCAAATCATAACCGGTGCTGATAATGTAAAAGAAAATGATGTTGTAATTCTTGCAAAGGTTGGAGCTTTAATAAAAGGAAGAGAAATAAAGGCAGTATCTTTTGGTTCTTATACTTCAGAAGGAATGCTTCTATCATTGGAAGAGCTTGAGGTAGAAGAAAAATCAGAAGGTATTTTTATATTAGACGAAAACACGCCGGTAGGAGCAGACCCAAATAAGATTCTTGGTCTTGGAGAAGACTATATCTTAGAGATAGAAATTACGCCAAACAGAGGTGATGCGTTAAGTGTTAGAGGGCTTGCAAGAGAGATTGGAGCTATTTTTAATCTAAAAAGAAAAGAAATTCAGCCAAAGCCTGTTTTAACAGACAAAGAAACAGCTATCAATATTGAAACAGACAAAGTTTACAGATACATTGGAACAATTATAAAAAATGTAAAAATTAAAAACTCACCTCTTGATGTTAGATTAAAACTTATCAAATCCGGTATATCTGTAATAAACAACATCGTTGATATTACTAACTATGTATTACTTCAAGAAGGGCAGCCACTGCATGCTTTTGACCTTGATAAGCTTGAAGGTGGTATAACAGTCAGGTATGCGAAAGAGGGTGAAAAAATAATCACCTTGGACGGTCAAGAAAAAGAGTTAAAACCTACCGATGTAGTAATAGCTGACAGTAAAAAAGCCTTAGCTATAGCCGGCGTTATTGGTGGAGAAAACTCCAAGATTGATGAAAATACTAAAAACATCTTGCTTGAGGCAGCAGTTTTTGACCCGGCAAGCGTTAGAAAAACATCAAAAAGACTTGGAATTTTAACAGATTCTTCTTACAGATTTGAAAGAGGTGTAGATGTAGAGCATACATCTAAAGCATCAAACTTTGCTACCCAGTTGATTTTAAACTTAGCCGGCGGAGAAGTTGAAGCTTATAAAGATGTCTACGTTAAACCTTACACACCAAAGACGGTAGTATTAAAGCCGGAGTTTGTAGAAAAAGTTCTTGGTGAAAAAATCAAGGCGTCAGAGATTAAATCTACTTTAGAAAGATTAGAAATACCTACCCAAATTCAAGAAAATCAGATCAACGCTGAAATTCCACCCTTTAGAGCTTATGACTTAGAAAGACCGATCGATTTAATTGAAGAAGTAGCAAGAATTTATGGTTATGACAACTTTACACCAACCTATCCAAGAGTTCCGGTTGAAGCGTATGAAAAATCTTTATACTATGACTTTGATAACAAAGTAAGAACTTACTTTTTAGATAATGGATTTACAGAAGTTTTAAACTACACTTTCACATCAGAAGAAATCTATAATGCTTTAAAACTTCCTATTCCTGAGATTAAAATAACTAACTATATCTTAAAATCCCACAGCATTTTAAGAGATAGGATTGTAGTTAGCCTGCTTGAAAACCTAAAAGAAAACTTAAGATTTGGAAGAAAAGATTTATCTATTTTTGAGCTTTCATCTACATTCTTTAAGGATTTTGAAGAGATAAGAGTAGGATGTTTAGCAGTTGGAAAGCTTGTTGAGGGGTTTAACTACACAGAAAAAGAAAGAAGATTTAGCACAACTCACAGTTGGAACTTTTTAAAGCTAAAAGGTGTAGTAGAAAATCTGCTTAATAAGCTTGGAATCAAAAACTATCAGCTTACAGATGAAAATATAGAAGTATTTTTACATCCATATGGATCTGCAAACATACAGGTCAACGGCTATGACATAGGATTTATTGGAAAAATCCATCCTGAGATAGCACATAAGCTTGAAATACCAAAAGACACTTACGTAGCAGAGTTAAAATTAAGACATGTTCCAAGAGAGATTGAAAAGGAAAGCTTGTTAGATGGATATCTTTTCACATACTATCTTAAAAAAGAGCCGGTAGTATTCCAAGAACTGCCAAAATTCCCATCAGCTTATAGAGACCTTGCCTTTGTAATTGATGAAAGTGTAAAGGTTGGCAAACTTAAAGAAGATATATTAAAAGCTTCTAAATACGTAAAAGAAGTTAAACTTTTTGATGTATATTTCTTATCTGAAAATAAAAAAAGCGTTGCCTTTAACGTTGAGTTTTTCAATCCAGAGAAAAGCTTGTCTGACGAAGAGGTCAATATCATAGTTGAAGAAATTTTAAATAAACTTAAATTAAATTATCCTGATATTAGTTTAAGAACTTAG
- a CDS encoding 5-formyltetrahydrofolate cyclo-ligase — MKEEIRKKILTKREVYPDWEEDSLKVLKNLLTLSWFFDYNVFMLYYPHRKEVDTKPIINHLLNLSKIVLLPKVKGPDILPIQIHDLENLYIGYGGIKEPRGNVYEGKIDVVIVPAVAFDIHGYRLGYGKGYYDRFLPKIEPVIKVGLAFDFQILDKIPHDPHDVKMDYIITPTQIYKTKKED, encoded by the coding sequence TTGAAAGAAGAAATAAGAAAAAAGATACTTACAAAGAGAGAAGTTTATCCAGATTGGGAAGAGGATTCTCTTAAAGTACTAAAAAACCTTCTAACCTTATCATGGTTTTTTGACTATAATGTATTTATGCTCTACTATCCCCACAGAAAAGAAGTTGACACAAAACCTATAATCAACCATCTATTAAATCTTTCTAAAATCGTACTACTTCCAAAAGTTAAAGGACCCGATATTCTACCTATTCAAATTCATGATTTAGAAAATTTGTATATTGGTTACGGCGGAATAAAAGAGCCAAGAGGGAATGTTTATGAAGGAAAAATTGACGTAGTGATCGTCCCGGCTGTAGCCTTTGATATACATGGGTACAGATTAGGCTACGGAAAAGGTTACTATGACAGATTTTTGCCAAAAATTGAACCAGTTATTAAAGTTGGTTTGGCATTTGATTTTCAAATTTTAGACAAAATTCCACATGACCCTCATGATGTTAAAATGGACTATATTATTACACCCACACAAATTTACAAAACAAAAAAGGAGGATTAA
- the rpsR gene encoding 30S ribosomal protein S18 — protein sequence MANVTQNKPYFQKRKKYCKFCAEKKEPNYKDIETLKEFISERGKITPSRISGTCAKHQRKLSVEIKKARQLALIPYVIV from the coding sequence ATGGCTAACGTTACTCAAAATAAACCATACTTTCAAAAAAGAAAAAAATACTGCAAATTCTGTGCAGAAAAAAAAGAGCCAAATTACAAAGATATTGAAACATTGAAAGAGTTTATATCTGAAAGAGGTAAAATAACTCCAAGCAGAATTTCTGGAACCTGTGCTAAACATCAAAGAAAATTATCTGTTGAAATTAAAAAAGCAAGACAACTTGCTTTAATACCTTACGTAATTGTTTAA
- the rplI gene encoding 50S ribosomal protein L9 — MKVVLTKDVEGWGTIGDVIEVKKGFARNYLIPRGLALELTEENKRFIDNILAQKARKLQREKEKAFELAKKLNGVEIEIERPIGVTGKMYGSVTTSDITEKLKEKELEVDKKKIMLRSPIRNLGSYNIQVKLHPEVSATIKVHVVPESK, encoded by the coding sequence ATGAAGGTTGTTTTAACTAAGGACGTAGAAGGCTGGGGAACTATTGGTGATGTTATAGAAGTTAAAAAAGGTTTTGCAAGAAACTATCTTATTCCAAGAGGGTTAGCATTAGAATTAACAGAAGAGAATAAAAGATTTATTGACAATATTTTAGCTCAAAAAGCAAGAAAGCTCCAAAGAGAAAAAGAGAAAGCTTTTGAATTAGCTAAAAAATTAAACGGCGTTGAAATTGAAATAGAAAGACCAATCGGTGTAACTGGAAAAATGTATGGTTCTGTTACAACATCAGATATTACTGAAAAATTAAAAGAAAAAGAACTTGAGGTTGATAAGAAAAAAATAATGCTTAGAAGCCCAATTAGAAATCTTGGAAGCTACAATATCCAAGTTAAATTACATCCTGAAGTATCAGCAACTATCAAAGTACACGTAGTACCAGAATCTAAATAA
- the pth gene encoding aminoacyl-tRNA hydrolase, with the protein MIKAIIGLGNPGEKYKNTRHNVGFMVADLVAKSLNCDRKYREKAFSHIFECPDYDVIIAKPQTYMNLSGNAVLNILKDYKIKPSEILVVYDDLDLPLGAVRLRLKGSSGGHNGIKSIINTIKTEEFPRLKIGIGRPEKKEEVSDYVLSPFTKEEKFLLDKVLAHANECILNVLKYGIEKSMNMCNKNLV; encoded by the coding sequence TTGATTAAAGCAATAATAGGGCTTGGCAATCCGGGTGAGAAGTATAAAAACACTCGCCATAATGTAGGCTTTATGGTTGCTGATTTGGTTGCTAAGTCTTTAAACTGCGATAGAAAATATAGAGAGAAAGCTTTTTCTCACATTTTCGAATGTCCTGATTATGACGTTATTATTGCAAAACCACAAACTTATATGAATTTAAGTGGCAATGCGGTATTAAATATACTTAAAGACTATAAAATAAAACCATCCGAAATCTTGGTTGTTTACGATGACTTAGACCTGCCACTTGGAGCAGTGAGATTAAGGTTAAAAGGTTCAAGTGGTGGGCATAATGGGATAAAATCTATTATTAATACAATTAAGACAGAAGAATTTCCAAGATTAAAAATAGGAATAGGCAGGCCAGAAAAAAAGGAAGAAGTATCTGATTATGTTTTATCGCCTTTTACGAAAGAAGAAAAATTCTTATTAGATAAAGTTTTAGCTCATGCAAATGAATGTATTTTAAATGTGTTAAAATATGGTATAGAAAAATCTATGAATATGTGTAATAAAAATTTAGTATGA
- the pilO gene encoding type 4a pilus biogenesis protein PilO produces the protein MDLVNIKEQWEKTPRWQKAFLLIALTGAVLYLIFIILISPKYDEYKTLSEDVQNLEKELELLKSSVNPQIQLVLEKKLQQVKANLKNIENKLEVMKKIIPPKPNLDDILDVVSLSAKKSMLTLNSFKVEKEEDVILYYNKNTDRLEVFNPTPNKDKKEEQKIPENAIKLKKISITANVSGNFNSIKNFLDEIAKSERFISAENVSIKKEGGMLNGVVNLAIYYLPE, from the coding sequence ATGGATTTAGTGAATATAAAAGAACAATGGGAAAAAACTCCAAGATGGCAAAAAGCTTTTTTATTAATTGCGTTAACAGGTGCAGTTTTATATCTTATCTTCATAATTTTAATTTCCCCAAAATATGATGAGTATAAAACTTTAAGCGAAGATGTCCAGAATCTTGAAAAAGAGTTGGAGCTTTTAAAATCATCTGTAAATCCACAAATTCAACTTGTCTTAGAAAAAAAACTACAACAGGTTAAAGCCAACCTAAAAAACATTGAAAACAAACTTGAAGTAATGAAAAAAATTATCCCGCCAAAACCAAATTTAGATGATATTTTAGATGTTGTATCTTTAAGCGCAAAGAAAAGTATGTTAACTTTAAACTCTTTCAAAGTTGAAAAAGAAGAAGATGTAATCCTATATTACAATAAAAATACTGATAGGTTAGAGGTGTTTAATCCTACGCCAAATAAGGATAAAAAGGAAGAGCAGAAAATTCCAGAAAATGCTATAAAGCTTAAAAAAATCAGCATTACTGCAAATGTTTCTGGAAATTTTAATTCTATAAAAAACTTTTTAGATGAGATAGCAAAGTCTGAAAGATTTATAAGTGCAGAGAATGTTTCTATAAAAAAAGAGGGTGGAATGTTAAATGGGGTAGTGAATCTTGCAATTTATTATTTGCCAGAATGA
- the ssb gene encoding single-stranded DNA-binding protein, with product MLNRVMLIGRLTRDPEVRFLPSGMQVTSLSIAVSRNFKDKNGEWREETSFFDIESYGKLAERLGSQLSKGYQVLIEGSLRQDRWESPSGEKRSKVKIVADRIALIGKPGDRNIKSTSTEEDLNIPGEDFESDEDVPF from the coding sequence ATGCTTAACAGAGTTATGTTAATTGGAAGGCTTACAAGAGACCCAGAAGTTAGATTCCTTCCCAGTGGTATGCAGGTAACAAGTCTCTCTATAGCTGTAAGTAGAAATTTTAAGGACAAGAACGGTGAGTGGAGAGAAGAAACTTCCTTTTTTGACATTGAAAGCTACGGAAAACTTGCTGAAAGATTAGGTAGTCAGTTGAGCAAAGGATATCAAGTTCTTATTGAAGGATCATTAAGGCAGGATAGATGGGAATCACCTTCTGGCGAGAAAAGAAGTAAGGTAAAAATTGTAGCAGATAGAATAGCTTTAATTGGAAAGCCCGGAGATAGAAATATTAAATCGACCTCAACAGAGGAAGACCTTAACATACCAGGCGAAGATTTTGAGTCAGATGAAGATGTACCATTTTAA
- the rpmI gene encoding 50S ribosomal protein L35, producing MAKVKMKTNRTAAKRLKITATGKVKYTKGGVSHYNTKKSSKRKRQGRKPQYVPKNLEHKVKALLPNDV from the coding sequence ATGGCAAAGGTTAAAATGAAAACTAATAGAACAGCAGCTAAAAGATTAAAAATCACTGCTACCGGAAAAGTTAAGTACACAAAGGGCGGAGTTTCTCACTACAACACTAAAAAATCTTCTAAAAGAAAAAGACAAGGAAGAAAGCCACAATACGTTCCAAAGAATTTAGAGCATAAAGTGAAAGCACTTTTACCAAACGATGTTTAA
- the rny gene encoding ribonuclease Y has translation MTEILVGLSSAILAGGAGFYASKITIEKKLKEKEEEYKKVLERKEEIEKQAITEAERIKKEAEREAERILKEIEKEAKLKASEIEREALKLKEQQEFIIEKELLKRKQELENELKQKREELQNLEKQLLMRESQLEKRLARIEHKEEEITKREQEIHKLEEEIRALENILKEREEKLKNAEQQYILELQRIASMTKDEAKAELMKKVEEEAKLEAAKLMREIEEEARKQAEKEAKWNLVTAIQRLAPEVTTSYTVSVVDLPSNDIKGRIIGREGRNIRAFELATGVDLIIDDTPDIVTISSFDPLRREIAKTALERLIADGRIHPGRIEEVVEKVKEEMDQHIRKLGEETCLELGFTDVHPELFYYIGKLNYRTSYTQNVLLHTKEVAYLAGMMAAMLGLDEKKARRGGLMHDIGKAISHEVGGAHSKVGAEIAKRYGEPDYAINAILYHHGDEPARYPEAVLVAAADALSAARPGARREVLQSYINRLEKIEAIVNSFENVEKSFAIQAGREVRVIVNAEKLSDEEAYLLTKEIAKRIENELDFPGQIKVVTIRESRFVEVAK, from the coding sequence ATGACAGAAATATTAGTTGGTTTATCTTCTGCAATTTTGGCAGGCGGAGCCGGATTTTATGCAAGCAAAATAACAATTGAGAAAAAACTAAAAGAAAAAGAAGAAGAGTACAAAAAAGTATTAGAAAGAAAAGAAGAGATTGAAAAACAAGCAATAACTGAAGCTGAAAGAATCAAAAAAGAAGCTGAAAGAGAAGCTGAAAGAATTTTAAAAGAGATTGAGAAAGAAGCTAAGCTAAAAGCCTCAGAAATAGAAAGGGAGGCTTTAAAGCTTAAAGAACAACAAGAATTCATTATAGAAAAAGAACTTTTAAAGAGAAAGCAAGAGCTTGAAAATGAGCTTAAACAAAAGAGAGAAGAGCTTCAAAACTTGGAAAAACAGCTTTTGATGAGAGAGTCCCAGTTAGAAAAGAGACTTGCAAGAATTGAACATAAAGAAGAGGAAATAACAAAAAGAGAGCAAGAAATACACAAATTAGAAGAAGAGATTAGAGCTTTAGAAAATATTTTAAAAGAAAGAGAAGAAAAGCTAAAAAATGCAGAACAGCAATACATTCTTGAACTTCAAAGAATAGCAAGCATGACAAAAGATGAAGCAAAAGCAGAGCTTATGAAGAAAGTTGAAGAAGAGGCTAAACTTGAAGCTGCTAAATTAATGAGAGAGATAGAAGAAGAGGCAAGAAAACAGGCAGAAAAAGAAGCTAAATGGAACCTTGTGACGGCAATACAAAGATTAGCACCAGAAGTAACAACATCTTATACTGTCTCGGTAGTTGACCTTCCAAGCAATGACATAAAAGGAAGAATCATCGGAAGAGAAGGAAGAAATATAAGAGCTTTTGAGCTTGCAACAGGCGTTGACTTAATCATTGATGATACACCAGATATAGTAACAATATCATCCTTTGACCCATTAAGAAGAGAGATAGCAAAAACAGCTTTAGAAAGACTTATAGCAGATGGAAGAATCCACCCAGGAAGAATTGAAGAAGTTGTTGAAAAAGTGAAAGAAGAAATGGATCAGCATATAAGAAAGCTTGGAGAAGAAACATGTTTAGAACTTGGATTTACTGACGTCCATCCTGAACTTTTCTACTACATTGGAAAATTAAACTACAGAACATCTTATACACAAAACGTACTGCTTCATACAAAAGAGGTTGCATACTTAGCAGGTATGATGGCTGCAATGCTTGGACTTGATGAAAAGAAAGCAAGAAGGGGCGGACTTATGCATGATATAGGAAAAGCAATATCTCATGAAGTTGGAGGTGCCCACTCTAAGGTTGGTGCTGAGATTGCAAAAAGATATGGAGAGCCAGATTATGCAATAAATGCTATCCTTTACCACCATGGAGACGAGCCAGCAAGATACCCGGAAGCTGTATTAGTTGCTGCTGCTGACGCACTTTCTGCTGCAAGACCAGGAGCAAGAAGAGAAGTATTACAATCTTACATAAATAGACTTGAAAAAATAGAGGCTATAGTCAACTCATTTGAAAATGTAGAAAAATCTTTTGCAATTCAAGCAGGTAGAGAAGTTAGAGTTATCGTCAATGCAGAAAAATTATCCGATGAAGAAGCATACTTACTTACAAAAGAAATTGCTAAAAGAATAGAGAATGAGCTTGATTTTCCAGGACAGATAAAAGTCGTAACAATCAGGGAATCAAGATTTGTCGAAGTGGCAAAGTAA
- the rplT gene encoding 50S ribosomal protein L20, producing the protein MRVKGPSSKKHKKKILKLAKGYYGQKHRSYRRAKEQVMHSLNYAYRDRKDRKRQFRALWITRINAAARLNGLSYSQFINGLKKSGIELDRKILADMAVNDMEAFAKLVETAKKALQAA; encoded by the coding sequence ATGAGAGTTAAAGGACCGTCGTCAAAGAAGCATAAAAAGAAGATTTTAAAGCTCGCAAAAGGATACTACGGACAAAAGCACAGGTCTTACAGAAGAGCTAAAGAACAAGTAATGCACTCTCTAAACTATGCTTACAGAGATAGAAAAGATAGAAAAAGACAGTTTAGAGCACTTTGGATCACAAGAATTAACGCAGCTGCAAGATTAAACGGACTAAGCTACAGCCAATTTATCAACGGACTTAAAAAGTCTGGAATTGAGCTTGACAGAAAAATCCTTGCAGATATGGCTGTAAATGACATGGAAGCTTTTGCAAAATTAGTAGAAACTGCTAAAAAAGCATTACAAGCAGCTTAA
- the rpsF gene encoding 30S ribosomal protein S6: MRHYELVFVLKPTLSEEEIKTRVQAIKDLIQQNQGEIYNEENWGRRNLAYPINKFNSGYYFLINFKTGNSNLPATLEYNLRINEDVIRFLNMKLKTPKATAKGE, encoded by the coding sequence ATGAGACATTACGAGTTAGTTTTTGTGCTTAAGCCAACTTTGTCTGAAGAGGAAATCAAAACCAGAGTTCAGGCTATCAAGGATTTAATCCAGCAAAATCAAGGTGAGATTTACAATGAAGAAAACTGGGGAAGAAGAAATCTTGCCTATCCAATCAACAAGTTCAATTCTGGATACTATTTCTTAATCAATTTTAAAACAGGAAATAGCAATCTACCGGCAACATTGGAGTACAATTTAAGAATCAATGAAGATGTAATTAGATTCTTAAACATGAAATTAAAAACTCCTAAAGCTACTGCTAAAGGAGAATAA
- the pheS gene encoding phenylalanine--tRNA ligase subunit alpha, which produces MDIKAQLLQLKEEIKKEVQDIFDEKVLNEIKVKYLGKKGLITSVLKSLGSLSPEERKEVGQLANSIKEFLEEALKAKQEEIEKKKLEEILRKERLDISLPAEWFEPSASHPVLTTLKEITEIFKSMGFTVESGPEVEYEDYNFTMLNIPEHHPARDMQDTFYTSNGMLLRTHTSPVQIRSMLKKKPPIAIVAPGRVYRKDMDPTHSPMFHQIEGLMVDKNVSFKDLKGILKIFLENIFGKDIPIRFRPSYFPFTEPSAEVDVGCTVCKGKGCRVCKNTGWLEILGCGMVDPNVFKAVGIGPEDYTGFAFGLGIERIAMLRYQITDIRLLFTNDLRFNLQFRGIE; this is translated from the coding sequence ATGGATATAAAGGCTCAACTTCTTCAGCTTAAAGAGGAGATTAAAAAAGAAGTTCAAGATATTTTTGATGAAAAAGTTTTAAATGAAATAAAGGTCAAATATCTTGGAAAAAAAGGATTGATTACTTCTGTTTTAAAATCTCTTGGTAGTTTATCACCGGAGGAAAGAAAAGAAGTTGGGCAGCTTGCAAACTCTATTAAAGAGTTTTTAGAAGAAGCATTAAAAGCTAAGCAAGAAGAAATTGAAAAAAAGAAGCTTGAAGAAATTTTAAGAAAAGAAAGATTAGATATATCTTTACCGGCAGAATGGTTTGAGCCTTCTGCTTCTCATCCTGTTTTAACAACGTTAAAAGAGATTACGGAAATCTTTAAATCTATGGGTTTTACCGTAGAAAGCGGTCCGGAAGTTGAATATGAAGATTATAACTTTACAATGTTAAATATTCCGGAGCATCATCCTGCAAGAGATATGCAGGATACTTTTTATACATCTAACGGCATGCTTCTTAGGACTCACACATCGCCAGTTCAGATTAGAAGTATGCTTAAGAAAAAGCCACCTATTGCAATAGTAGCTCCAGGAAGAGTTTATAGAAAGGATATGGACCCAACCCACTCGCCAATGTTCCATCAGATAGAAGGTTTGATGGTCGATAAAAACGTAAGCTTCAAAGATTTAAAAGGTATCTTAAAAATATTCTTAGAAAACATTTTTGGCAAAGATATTCCAATCAGATTTAGACCAAGTTACTTTCCATTTACAGAGCCGTCAGCTGAGGTTGATGTAGGTTGCACTGTTTGCAAAGGTAAAGGATGCAGGGTTTGCAAAAATACAGGATGGCTTGAAATTCTTGGTTGTGGAATGGTTGACCCAAATGTGTTTAAAGCTGTCGGCATAGGCCCAGAGGATTATACCGGCTTTGCTTTTGGACTTGGAATAGAAAGAATAGCAATGCTTAGATATCAAATAACGGACATCAGACTCCTATTTACAAACGACCTAAGATTCAACCTTCAGTTTAGAGGTATAGAATGA